From the genome of Quercus lobata isolate SW786 unplaced genomic scaffold, ValleyOak3.0 Primary Assembly Scq3eQI_2001, whole genome shotgun sequence:
gggggggggggggggggggggggggggggggggggggtggggggggggggggggggggggggggggggggggggggggggggggggggggggggggggggggggggggggggggggggggggggggggggggggggggggggggggggggggggggggggggggggggggggggggggggggggggggggggggggggggggggggggcggggggggggggggggggggggaggggcggggggggaggggggcgggggggggggcgggggggggggggggggggggggggggtgtttgtTGAAGACCAAACTAGTAAAGCTTTTTATTTcgataaataaaacaaatacaatTTATTGGGAGAGATCTTAGCACCTTAACCAGGCCACATTAGATCGTTTATCACAATAATATGGTCTAAACGGTCCCTTACCACTTCGTGAGACAAGAATGCAGCCCAACCCACTTTATTCCAATAATTTAGGGCCCATCAAAATTAAACGTTGTACTCATGCATTGAGCTTAGGCACAAAAGTAAAACTCCATAGATGACTATAACCACCATTGAGGATTTGTGCCCATAAAAGAAAGCGTATCAACGGTTCCCATAACCTCCATTCACTTAAGTCAACAACCAAAACCCAAGAATCTCACTCATGATGGCCTCATCAACATCTATTTAGACCACAACTAAGGTAATGGCTACAATTAAGGAGGAACATACATCGCCAGCAAGCCTTTAAATTCATGGCCTCCCAACCAGAGTCAAGCATGAGTAATCTTTCTACTAAAAAGAGTGCTCTCCCCAGTAAAGATAGTTTTGTATGAAAATTTGACAGCACTATAACCAGAAATGCTTTCCAAACTCTTcacacttcttttctttttgatgtatatgaaatatataaaatgtatgaaGGCATATGTAGCTGCTTTATATGATCATCTGCCGAGAAAGAGGATTAAGCAAAAAGTATagtaaaagaaaaggcaaacaacTTTGCACAAACACAGATTTCCAAACACTTTGAACTAGTTTACTAACATTAGTCCTtcaactaataaagtttttGAATAATTAGCTAAACAAAATTTTCCTACATCTTTAAAGTTGAAAACTCAAGAATTAGAACAATATTTGCTCTTGATACATCTCCAATGCCAGAATGACTTTCCCTATGAACAACTTCCGGTGCAACCTATACCTGCATGGTCCAGATTAACATTGAAATTATCAATAAGGGGTCTCACTTTTTGCAACATTTAGAACCCAAAAGGCTCAGTAATGAGTAAACAATTAGATTATGTGAAGACCACATACTTTATTGCAGTGTCAAGTGCTCTGCTAGCTTCTGGCATAGAATCTGTTGGTAGTAACATAGAAGATTAATATAAGCTTCAAATGTCTCTTAATTTTAACTTTCAGGCATATTAGTAATCTGCTAGCTATCCAAATAAATTAGAGAGCCAACTCCATCAGATCTCATTTCAAAATGTTAATTTTACCATATGTCATATCAAACGCCAAAAGTACGTATAATCCTATTATCAATCCAGTCTTTGAGAGTGGGATTAACGTTGAAACCTTACCTAGCAGTTTCTGGTCTTGCTCAGAGTTAGTAGGAAATTCTGCAAGCATTTGTTGGCATTCTTCCTGTAACTCCTTCACAGCTTTCCTTTCCAGGCTTGGGATTGGAGGCACATCCCCATCTGACCAAGTGGGAACCGTTCTTGCTGCTGCTATGACTGCTCCATCAACAAAAGTATCTCCATCATTGGATAGCCGACCTGCTAAAAGTTTTATTTGGATCATTTGGAAGACAAATCTAGGTCTTTACGTGCTAACAGAGTTTAATATAGACCAAGTTGTGaacagaaaatttagaaaatccATACTGTTATGATAGTACTCTTCAGGAAGGCCGGCTATATTGAAGACTGACAAGAATGAATCCAAATGAATACGTGCATTGCCTGAGAACTGGATCACATCCCAAGGATTCTGCAAGCTCAAGCCAGATATATAgcttagaaaataatttcaaaaagcTTATCACAAATAAAAACCAAGTTTTACTTGCAAATATTAACTTCCAAATTATACTAAACAGAGGTGCTATGAAGAGGATGCTCATTCTTCCACCCACAAGCACTCTATTAATCAAGAAGATTATTGCTAGAGATTACATTATGAGAAAGTTTATACTTAAA
Proteins encoded in this window:
- the LOC115973754 gene encoding protein PLASTID TRANSCRIPTIONALLY ACTIVE 14-like isoform X2, which encodes MTINYFSGLKNDMLMQRYGFSSPVNPWDVIQFSGNARIHLDSFLSVFNIAGLPEEYYHNSRLSNDGDTFVDGAVIAAARTVPTWSDGDVPPIPSLERKAVKELQEECQQMLAEFPTNSEQDQKLLDSMPEASRALDTAIKYRLHRKLFIGKVILALEMYQEQILF
- the LOC115973754 gene encoding protein PLASTID TRANSCRIPTIONALLY ACTIVE 14-like isoform X1; the encoded protein is MTINYFSGLKNDMLMQRYGFSSPVNPWDVIQFSGNARIHLDSFLSVFNIAGLPEEYYHNTGRLSNDGDTFVDGAVIAAARTVPTWSDGDVPPIPSLERKAVKELQEECQQMLAEFPTNSEQDQKLLDSMPEASRALDTAIKYRLHRKLFIGKVILALEMYQEQILF